One stretch of Pigmentiphaga aceris DNA includes these proteins:
- a CDS encoding LysR family transcriptional regulator — translation MKTDLSNDLNFFVLLARHGSLSAAARLLDITPPAATKRLALLESRLGVRLVNRTTRSISLTSEGETYLQHATRILSDVQAMEDAVSGGRASPKGLLRVNATLGFGRTTIAPLVSDFAAKHPDVEVLLDVSDRPVDLVESGFDLGIRFGALPDKRLNARRIMSNRRFLCASPGYLKKHGTPQTLADLARHRCIIHRQNDDAYGIWRFMRGENSEVIKVQGSLSSNDGDIVLGWALDGHGILIRSEWDLAKYLESGRLRVLLPEFELPAADLFVYYANQRNQSARIRVFIDFLVEHFANTPAKQRVK, via the coding sequence GTGAAAACCGACCTGAGCAACGATCTGAATTTCTTCGTATTGCTTGCCCGCCACGGCAGTTTGTCTGCCGCTGCGCGCCTGCTCGACATCACGCCGCCTGCCGCGACCAAGCGGCTTGCCTTGCTGGAAAGCCGGCTGGGCGTGCGGTTGGTGAACCGCACCACGCGCAGCATCAGCCTGACCAGCGAGGGGGAAACCTATCTGCAGCACGCGACGCGCATTCTCAGTGATGTGCAGGCGATGGAAGATGCGGTGAGCGGCGGGCGGGCGTCCCCGAAAGGCTTGCTTCGGGTCAACGCTACGTTGGGCTTCGGCCGCACCACCATTGCACCGCTGGTGTCCGACTTCGCCGCCAAGCACCCGGACGTCGAGGTGCTGTTGGACGTATCGGACCGCCCGGTAGACCTCGTGGAAAGCGGGTTCGATCTGGGCATTCGGTTCGGCGCTTTGCCGGACAAACGCCTGAACGCACGCCGGATCATGTCCAACCGGCGTTTTCTGTGCGCGTCACCCGGCTACCTGAAAAAGCACGGCACGCCTCAGACCTTGGCCGATCTGGCCCGGCATCGTTGCATCATCCACCGGCAAAACGATGACGCCTATGGCATCTGGCGTTTCATGCGCGGTGAAAACAGCGAAGTGATCAAGGTGCAGGGCAGCTTGTCGAGCAACGATGGTGACATCGTGCTGGGCTGGGCCTTGGACGGCCACGGTATTTTAATCCGGTCAGAATGGGATCTAGCCAAATACCTGGAAAGCGGCAGATTGCGTGTGCTGCTGCCTGAATTCGAATTACCCGCTGCGGATTTGTTCGTTTATTACGCCAATCAGCGAAATCAGTCGGCGCGAATACGCGTTTTCATTGATTTCCTAGTGGAACATTTCGCCAACACACCCGCGAAACAGAGGGTGAAATAG
- a CDS encoding methyl-accepting chemotaxis protein encodes MSLKFRHKILLAAAVVVVAAFASFAVYNDYLQRKSITQDIESSVAQSGALAATSIQSWLSGRILLLSNLAENVAQRGSDADPADLVAQPSFTSTFQYTYIGDQNGKFTQRPDDPMPAGYDPRKRPWYTATVEAGQTILSAPYLSSVGGLVVTVASPIKSQGKITAVAGGDLSLDTLVKIVDGVDFGGIGHAFLVSEDGLIIVSPDKRHQMKNLKEVYPGQDIKLGKALHEVTLDGQQRLLSFLPVAGLPSAKWLVGVSIDKQKAYAPLQQFRSSALLATLIAVVVIALLLSVLINALMRPLTTMGRAMRDIAQGEGDLTRRLTVHSKDEFGELGESFNRFVERVHVSIREVSSATLQVHDLSRRVVDSSNASITGFDEQSSRTTSVAAAINELGATTQEIARNASDASQQASEARGQADESRAVVEQTIAAMGTLSGKISNARTQIEQLDVSTGNIGHILEVIKGISQQTNLLALNAAIEAARAGEAGRGFAVVADEVRSLAHRTQQSTDEIHGMIGALQSRSHAAVTNMNESQASSEASVEVANQAGSHLVSVTQRIGDIDGMNQSVAAATEQQSAAVDTLNVEINQINLLNQQGVANLNDTLKDCAALSEQAARLKHLVDSFKI; translated from the coding sequence ATGTCCTTGAAATTTCGCCACAAGATCCTGCTGGCCGCTGCAGTCGTGGTCGTTGCGGCTTTCGCATCGTTTGCGGTTTACAACGATTATCTCCAGCGTAAATCGATCACCCAGGATATTGAATCCTCGGTCGCCCAATCCGGCGCGCTGGCTGCCACCAGTATTCAAAGCTGGCTGAGCGGAAGAATTCTGTTGCTGTCGAATCTGGCCGAAAACGTTGCGCAACGAGGCAGCGACGCTGACCCGGCCGACCTGGTCGCCCAACCGTCGTTTACCTCGACGTTCCAATACACCTATATTGGCGACCAGAATGGCAAGTTCACCCAACGCCCGGACGACCCCATGCCGGCGGGTTACGACCCACGCAAACGCCCGTGGTACACCGCCACCGTTGAAGCCGGCCAGACCATTCTGAGCGCCCCTTATCTGTCATCGGTAGGCGGCTTGGTTGTCACCGTGGCCAGCCCCATCAAGTCGCAAGGCAAGATCACGGCCGTGGCCGGTGGTGATCTGAGCTTGGATACTTTGGTGAAAATCGTTGATGGCGTGGACTTCGGCGGCATCGGCCACGCGTTCCTGGTGAGTGAAGACGGCCTGATCATTGTCAGCCCGGACAAGCGCCACCAGATGAAGAACCTGAAAGAGGTCTACCCGGGGCAAGACATCAAGCTTGGCAAAGCCTTGCATGAAGTGACCCTGGACGGCCAGCAACGCCTGTTGTCGTTCTTGCCGGTTGCCGGTCTGCCCTCGGCTAAATGGCTGGTGGGCGTGTCCATCGACAAGCAAAAAGCCTACGCGCCGCTTCAGCAATTCCGCAGTTCGGCGCTGCTGGCGACCTTGATTGCCGTTGTCGTGATTGCCTTGCTGCTGAGCGTGCTGATCAACGCGCTGATGCGCCCGCTGACGACCATGGGCCGCGCCATGCGTGATATTGCACAGGGGGAGGGCGATCTGACCCGCCGCCTGACGGTGCACAGCAAGGACGAGTTCGGTGAACTGGGCGAGTCCTTCAACCGCTTTGTCGAGCGCGTGCACGTATCGATTCGCGAAGTGTCGTCTGCCACGCTGCAAGTGCACGACCTGTCGCGCCGGGTGGTCGATTCGTCCAATGCGTCGATTACCGGCTTCGATGAGCAAAGCTCGCGGACCACCAGCGTTGCTGCGGCCATCAACGAACTGGGTGCAACCACCCAGGAAATCGCGCGCAATGCGTCGGATGCGTCCCAGCAAGCCAGCGAAGCACGCGGGCAGGCCGACGAAAGCCGCGCCGTGGTCGAGCAAACGATTGCTGCCATGGGCACCCTGTCGGGCAAGATCAGCAATGCACGCACGCAGATCGAACAACTGGATGTGAGCACCGGCAACATCGGCCACATTCTGGAAGTCATCAAAGGCATTTCGCAGCAGACCAACCTGCTGGCACTGAACGCCGCGATTGAAGCAGCGCGTGCCGGCGAAGCAGGGCGGGGCTTTGCAGTGGTTGCCGACGAAGTGCGCAGCCTGGCACATCGCACGCAGCAGTCCACAGATGAGATCCACGGCATGATCGGCGCACTTCAGTCGCGTTCACACGCGGCCGTGACCAACATGAACGAAAGCCAGGCCAGCAGCGAAGCCAGTGTGGAAGTGGCCAACCAGGCGGGCAGCCACTTGGTCAGCGTGACGCAGCGTATTGGCGATATCGACGGTATGAACCAGTCGGTGGCCGCTGCAACGGAACAGCAAAGCGCGGCGGTTGATACCTTGAACGTCGAAATCAACCAGATCAACCTGCTGAATCAGCAGGGCGTGGCGAACTTGAATGACACCTTGAAGGACTGTGCGGCCTTGTCGGAACAGGCTGCGCGCTTGAAGCATTTGGTGGACAGCTTCAAGATTTAG
- a CDS encoding glycoside hydrolase family 5 protein: protein MKSLAFALLLLAAAPMSGPAYADVRPLSVANGKVLAGNAPANLAGVSLFWSNTGWGGEKFYTREIVKHLKDEWRASVIRIPVGVEQAGGYLDDPVGNLARTEAVIQAAIEQDMYVIVDWHSHEAELHEVEAADFFRQIASKYGQYRHVIYEIYNEPLQVSWDNTIKPYAERMIQVIRAEDKDNLIVVGTPGWSQDVDVASRAPINANNVAYALHFYADTHGEQQRDKAKVALQNKLPLFVTEWGSVNAHGDGQVNREQTEAWMRFLRSNDISHVSWAINDKAEGASAYLPNSMTLTPSGSLAKSIVESWDKKSRD, encoded by the coding sequence ATGAAGTCTTTAGCTTTTGCACTTCTGCTGCTTGCCGCTGCGCCCATGTCCGGCCCGGCCTATGCAGATGTTCGTCCGCTGTCCGTGGCCAATGGCAAAGTCCTGGCGGGCAATGCGCCTGCCAATCTGGCGGGTGTCAGCCTGTTCTGGAGCAACACAGGTTGGGGCGGCGAGAAGTTCTACACGCGCGAAATCGTCAAACATTTGAAGGACGAGTGGCGTGCGTCCGTCATCCGGATTCCGGTGGGCGTGGAGCAAGCCGGTGGTTATCTGGACGATCCGGTAGGAAACCTGGCGCGTACCGAGGCGGTCATTCAGGCGGCCATCGAGCAGGACATGTACGTGATTGTCGACTGGCACTCGCACGAGGCCGAGCTGCACGAGGTCGAGGCGGCAGACTTCTTTCGCCAGATCGCCAGCAAGTACGGGCAATACCGGCATGTGATCTACGAGATCTACAACGAGCCCTTGCAGGTGTCCTGGGACAACACGATCAAGCCCTATGCGGAACGCATGATTCAGGTGATTCGGGCGGAAGACAAAGACAACCTGATCGTGGTGGGCACACCCGGCTGGTCGCAGGATGTGGACGTGGCGTCACGCGCGCCCATCAACGCGAACAATGTTGCCTATGCCCTGCACTTCTACGCCGATACGCACGGCGAGCAGCAACGCGACAAGGCGAAAGTGGCGCTGCAGAACAAGCTGCCCTTGTTCGTGACGGAATGGGGTTCGGTGAATGCGCATGGAGATGGGCAGGTCAATCGCGAGCAGACCGAGGCGTGGATGCGCTTTTTGCGAAGCAACGACATCAGCCATGTCAGCTGGGCAATCAACGACAAGGCCGAGGGAGCCTCGGCTTATCTGCCTAATTCCATGACGCTTACGCCTTCAGGAAGCTTGGCGAAGTCGATTGTGGAATCGTGGGATAAGAAGAGCCGGGATTGA
- a CDS encoding DUF2231 domain-containing protein: protein MRNLVHCTAVRRKSEMPIPIERRRSRLAVAVYKLFDPIPFGMFVGALIFDVVYAKTGELLWMKAAAWLIAIGLIFAIIPRLVNLALVWFPARKPDSAALKIDFFLNFLAIVAAIFNAFVHSRDAYGVMPAGMWLSIATVVLLCVGSVVRTSYEFDLEERGHD, encoded by the coding sequence TTGCGCAACCTCGTCCATTGCACCGCTGTCCGCAGGAAGTCTGAAATGCCCATCCCTATTGAACGACGCCGTTCTCGGCTCGCCGTTGCCGTATATAAATTATTCGATCCCATTCCTTTCGGCATGTTCGTCGGTGCATTGATTTTTGATGTGGTCTACGCCAAGACCGGCGAATTGCTGTGGATGAAAGCGGCCGCATGGCTGATCGCCATCGGGCTGATCTTTGCAATCATTCCTCGTCTGGTGAACCTGGCACTGGTCTGGTTTCCTGCCAGAAAGCCGGATTCGGCAGCACTGAAAATCGACTTTTTCCTTAATTTCCTGGCCATCGTCGCGGCCATCTTCAACGCGTTCGTGCACAGCCGCGATGCGTACGGCGTAATGCCTGCCGGCATGTGGCTGTCGATTGCCACGGTAGTGCTGTTGTGCGTGGGGAGCGTGGTTCGAACCTCATACGAATTCGATCTTGAGGAGCGCGGCCATGACTAA
- a CDS encoding PQQ-dependent sugar dehydrogenase — translation MLSALSVSLVLALSACSEKAALDPAQQTGAQPPLPEAKNFLIPPMQVPKGVGWENGRMPRVAEGLKIEKIAGNLLHPRQLLTLPNGDVLVVEANSPGTTPVTTPKQLIASIVKGNSGKGGKGGNRITLLRPKPGSVEWEQHVFLENLNSPFGVQLIGDSLYVANTDKIMKYPYVAGATRINDAGTEFADLPDTLNHHWTKALLASPDGRKMYVGVGSNSNVGENGLAVEYRRATVLEVDTATGASRIFASGLRNPTGLGWEPTSGKLWAIINERDEIGADLVPDYMTSVQEGGFYGWPYSYFGQHLDTRVKPQRPDLVKKAITPDYALGSHVAPLGMWFYTGSNLPAKYQGGLFIGEHGSWNRSPLSGYRVTYVPFKDGKPAGKAEPVVTGFYSEDEKELYGAPVGVTQAADGALLFADDVGNVIWRVSAGN, via the coding sequence ATGCTGAGCGCGCTGTCGGTGTCGCTGGTCCTGGCCTTGTCGGCGTGCAGCGAAAAAGCTGCGCTTGATCCTGCCCAGCAGACGGGTGCGCAGCCGCCGCTGCCGGAAGCGAAGAACTTTCTGATTCCGCCCATGCAGGTACCCAAGGGCGTGGGCTGGGAAAACGGCCGCATGCCGCGTGTAGCCGAGGGTCTGAAAATCGAAAAGATCGCGGGAAATCTGCTGCATCCGCGTCAATTGCTGACCTTGCCCAACGGCGACGTGCTGGTGGTGGAAGCCAACAGCCCCGGCACGACGCCCGTGACCACCCCCAAGCAGCTGATTGCCAGCATCGTCAAAGGCAATTCAGGCAAAGGAGGGAAGGGCGGTAACCGCATCACCCTGCTGCGCCCGAAACCCGGCTCGGTTGAGTGGGAACAGCACGTGTTCCTGGAGAACCTGAACTCGCCGTTTGGTGTGCAGTTGATTGGCGATTCGCTGTATGTGGCAAACACCGACAAGATCATGAAGTACCCCTATGTGGCCGGGGCGACGCGCATCAACGATGCCGGCACCGAATTCGCAGACCTGCCCGACACGCTGAACCATCACTGGACCAAGGCGCTGCTGGCCTCACCCGACGGCAGGAAGATGTATGTCGGGGTCGGGTCAAACAGCAACGTCGGCGAAAACGGCCTGGCCGTGGAATACCGCCGTGCGACCGTGCTGGAGGTCGACACCGCTACCGGCGCAAGCCGCATCTTTGCGTCAGGCCTACGCAATCCCACCGGCCTCGGCTGGGAACCCACCAGCGGCAAGCTGTGGGCCATCATCAACGAGCGTGATGAAATCGGGGCCGACCTGGTACCGGATTACATGACCTCGGTGCAAGAGGGCGGTTTCTACGGCTGGCCGTACAGCTACTTCGGCCAGCATTTGGACACCCGCGTGAAGCCGCAGCGCCCGGACTTGGTGAAGAAGGCCATCACGCCGGATTACGCGCTGGGTTCCCACGTTGCGCCCTTGGGCATGTGGTTCTACACCGGGTCCAACTTGCCGGCGAAGTATCAAGGTGGTTTGTTCATCGGTGAGCATGGCAGCTGGAATCGTTCGCCACTGAGCGGCTACCGCGTGACCTATGTGCCGTTCAAGGACGGCAAACCTGCGGGCAAGGCTGAACCGGTGGTCACTGGCTTCTATTCGGAAGACGAAAAGGAACTGTACGGTGCGCCGGTGGGGGTGACCCAGGCGGCAGACGGAGCCTTGCTGTTTGCCGATGACGTGGGCAATGTAATTTGGCGAGTCAGCGCAGGAAATTAA
- a CDS encoding DUF4265 domain-containing protein, whose translation MMNMDAVEHLMADDRTAELIRVYAGKNAKGAVYEELPAKKIDAHTYELLSSPGLALNLARGDIVSLENPQTHAEVLKRGGNFCIHIYGEHIAPERLQMLEAGVASELNGTLDGVYKGNLSFAVPARNGMDKIADFFDAFREQTGVQWYYANIYKNIDDIDDETLLNWWLDS comes from the coding sequence ATGATGAACATGGACGCTGTGGAGCACCTTATGGCCGATGATCGGACAGCTGAGCTTATTCGTGTATATGCCGGAAAGAATGCGAAAGGCGCGGTATATGAAGAACTGCCAGCTAAGAAAATTGATGCGCACACATATGAACTGCTTTCATCTCCGGGCTTGGCCTTGAACCTGGCACGCGGCGACATCGTATCGCTGGAAAATCCGCAGACACACGCCGAGGTGCTGAAGCGCGGCGGGAATTTCTGCATCCACATCTACGGTGAGCACATCGCACCAGAGCGGCTGCAGATGCTTGAGGCAGGCGTTGCCAGCGAGCTGAACGGCACGCTGGATGGCGTCTATAAAGGGAATCTGTCGTTTGCTGTTCCTGCGCGAAATGGCATGGACAAGATTGCAGATTTCTTCGATGCGTTTCGTGAGCAAACCGGCGTGCAGTGGTATTACGCAAATATCTACAAGAATATCGATGACATAGACGATGAAACGCTGCTGAATTGGTGGCTGGATAGCTGA
- a CDS encoding DUF2231 domain-containing protein, translating into MLFKLLNPMPFGFFVAALISDIVYYRTGELMWMKGAAWLIAAGLVLAIIPRLINLVQVWFPGRNHVAGAQRLDFFVNLLAIVAAIFNAFVHSRDAYAVMPEGMWLSVVTVILLCVGNVVLASHEFDVQEVRHA; encoded by the coding sequence GTGCTGTTCAAACTGCTCAACCCCATGCCATTCGGCTTCTTCGTGGCCGCCCTGATTTCCGACATCGTTTACTACCGCACCGGTGAGTTGATGTGGATGAAAGGCGCGGCTTGGCTGATCGCAGCCGGGCTGGTATTGGCCATCATTCCCAGGCTGATCAACCTGGTACAGGTGTGGTTCCCGGGGCGGAATCACGTGGCGGGCGCGCAGCGTTTGGACTTCTTCGTGAACCTGCTGGCAATCGTGGCTGCCATCTTCAACGCGTTCGTGCATAGCCGCGATGCCTATGCCGTGATGCCCGAGGGCATGTGGCTGTCTGTCGTTACCGTCATCTTGCTTTGCGTGGGAAATGTCGTTCTGGCTTCGCACGAATTCGACGTTCAAGAGGTTCGCCATGCATAA
- a CDS encoding PQQ-dependent sugar dehydrogenase, which translates to MLGLSACSEKAQVDPAKQLGGDPTLPAAKNFLVPPMQVPDGVGWAAGKTPKVAAGLKIEQIASGLMHPRQLYTLPNGDILVVESNGPGTEAVTTPKQLIAGYVKNQSGKGGKGGNRITLLRKPAGAAGNAGEWEKHVFLENLHSPFGVQLIGDTLYVANTDNIMKYRYVAGETKLSDPGTELTDLPSTVNHHWTKALLATPDGKKLYVGVGSNSNITENGLAVEYRRAAVLEVDTQSGASRVFASGLRNPTGLGWEPQTGKLWAIVNERDEIGADLVPDYLTSVKEGGFYGWPYSYYGQHVDSRVMPQRPDLVKKAIKPDYALASHVAPLGVMFYTGKGLPAQYQGGAFVSEHGSWDRSPLSGYEVTYVPFANGVPSGPKQSVVTGFYSDNQKELYGAPVGLTQSADGSLLIADDVGNAVWAVSAGG; encoded by the coding sequence ATGTTAGGCCTGAGCGCATGCAGCGAAAAGGCGCAGGTCGATCCAGCCAAACAGCTTGGCGGCGATCCTACTTTGCCAGCCGCAAAGAACTTCCTGGTGCCGCCCATGCAGGTACCAGACGGCGTAGGCTGGGCCGCAGGCAAAACCCCCAAGGTCGCGGCTGGGCTGAAAATCGAGCAAATCGCCTCTGGTCTGATGCATCCCCGGCAGCTGTACACACTGCCGAATGGCGACATTCTGGTGGTCGAATCCAATGGCCCGGGTACCGAAGCCGTCACCACGCCCAAGCAGCTGATTGCTGGATATGTGAAGAACCAGTCGGGCAAAGGGGGGAAGGGCGGTAACCGCATCACCCTGCTGCGCAAGCCGGCGGGTGCGGCTGGTAATGCCGGTGAATGGGAAAAACACGTATTCCTGGAAAACCTGCATTCGCCCTTCGGCGTGCAGTTGATCGGCGACACGCTGTACGTGGCCAACACCGACAACATCATGAAGTACCGCTACGTGGCGGGCGAAACCAAGCTTAGCGACCCGGGTACGGAACTGACTGACCTGCCCAGCACCGTCAATCACCACTGGACCAAAGCCTTGCTGGCGACGCCGGACGGCAAAAAGCTGTACGTGGGAGTAGGGTCCAACAGCAACATCACCGAGAACGGCCTGGCCGTCGAATACCGGCGCGCAGCGGTGCTGGAAGTCGATACCCAGTCGGGTGCCAGTCGCGTGTTTGCATCGGGCCTGCGCAACCCGACCGGGTTGGGCTGGGAGCCCCAGACCGGCAAGCTCTGGGCGATAGTGAACGAGCGCGACGAAATCGGTGCGGACCTGGTGCCGGACTATTTGACGTCGGTGAAAGAAGGGGGCTTTTACGGATGGCCGTATAGCTACTACGGCCAGCACGTAGACAGCCGCGTTATGCCGCAACGACCGGATTTGGTGAAGAAGGCCATCAAGCCGGATTACGCGCTGGCTTCGCACGTCGCACCGTTGGGCGTGATGTTCTATACCGGCAAGGGGTTGCCCGCGCAGTATCAGGGCGGTGCGTTCGTCAGCGAACACGGAAGTTGGGACAGATCGCCGCTGAGCGGGTATGAAGTCACGTATGTGCCGTTCGCCAATGGCGTGCCGTCAGGCCCGAAGCAATCGGTGGTGACCGGGTTTTACTCGGACAACCAGAAGGAGCTTTATGGCGCGCCAGTTGGGTTGACGCAATCTGCGGACGGCTCGTTGCTGATCGCGGATGACGTGGGCAATGCGGTCTGGGCCGTGAGCGCAGGCGGCTGA
- a CDS encoding hybrid sensor histidine kinase/response regulator, with protein sequence MFENTVLSMPAALRINEAGLLPDERAVDRTAELREALAIVEAQKFELENALRARDEVQRQLETELEDARLLHSISSMMSDEDSADVLYQKLVAAATMVMRSDFGSMQRYDADRNELRLIAHYGLNNEAVNFWQWVCSGRATTCGKALEIGERVIVSDFEVCDFLQGSEDLLMFRKAGVRAAQSTPLMTRNGHLVGMITTHWSRSYQPRERDLRLFDIIARQAADLIERATSAEALRQQAERLLEADRYKDEFLATLAHELRNPLAPIQTGLTVLRMGKPEQAGRVLGMMERQLGHMVRLIDDLLDVSRISRGMVTLKPTRTSLASVIESAVETSRPLINAANHRFTVSVPGNAVWLDVDVTRIAQVISNLLNNAAKYTPQGGHIELVAEVVGNEAVVHIIDNGIGIPPAMLPRIFELFTQVNRADERSQSGLGVGLALAKHLTEMHGGRIEVAIREGQAGSVFTLSLPLADCLAVTTDVDQAQTRADNPVARILIVDDNADAAETLAMLLEELGHATCVVLESPKALAAALAFRPDVAFLDIGMPQLNGFDLARQLREHAALKDVYLATLSGWGTEDDRAKSRSAGIDHHLTKPVMLNEVLDLLTLAVRR encoded by the coding sequence ATGTTTGAAAATACCGTGCTCAGCATGCCCGCGGCGCTTCGGATCAACGAAGCCGGCCTGCTACCCGACGAGCGTGCAGTCGACCGCACTGCCGAGCTGCGTGAAGCACTGGCCATCGTCGAAGCCCAGAAGTTTGAACTGGAAAACGCCTTGCGCGCTCGCGACGAGGTCCAGCGCCAGCTGGAAACCGAGCTGGAAGATGCCCGGCTCTTGCACAGCATCAGCTCGATGATGAGCGACGAAGACTCCGCCGATGTGCTGTATCAGAAGCTGGTGGCAGCCGCGACCATGGTCATGCGCTCGGATTTCGGCAGCATGCAGCGCTATGACGCGGATCGCAATGAACTGCGGCTGATTGCGCACTACGGACTGAACAACGAGGCCGTGAATTTCTGGCAGTGGGTCTGCTCGGGCCGCGCCACCACGTGTGGCAAGGCCCTTGAGATTGGCGAACGGGTCATTGTCAGCGATTTCGAGGTCTGTGACTTTTTGCAGGGCAGCGAAGACTTGCTGATGTTCCGCAAGGCAGGCGTGCGCGCAGCACAGTCCACCCCGCTGATGACGCGCAACGGGCATCTGGTGGGCATGATCACCACGCACTGGAGCCGTTCATATCAACCCCGTGAGCGTGATCTGCGCCTGTTCGACATCATCGCGCGGCAAGCCGCCGATCTGATCGAACGCGCAACCTCGGCCGAGGCTTTGCGCCAGCAAGCCGAGCGGCTGCTGGAAGCCGACCGCTACAAAGACGAGTTTCTAGCCACGCTGGCACATGAACTGCGCAATCCGCTGGCTCCCATCCAGACCGGTTTGACCGTGCTCAGGATGGGCAAACCAGAGCAGGCCGGCAGGGTACTTGGCATGATGGAACGGCAGCTTGGTCACATGGTGCGGCTGATTGACGATCTGCTTGATGTCTCGCGCATCAGCCGGGGGATGGTCACTTTGAAACCCACGCGCACAAGCCTGGCGTCGGTGATCGAAAGCGCAGTGGAAACCAGCCGGCCCTTGATCAACGCCGCCAATCACCGATTCACGGTGTCGGTGCCGGGCAACGCCGTATGGCTGGACGTGGACGTGACCCGCATTGCCCAGGTCATCAGCAACTTGCTGAACAACGCGGCCAAATACACGCCGCAGGGCGGACACATCGAACTGGTGGCGGAAGTGGTCGGTAACGAAGCCGTCGTGCACATCATCGACAACGGCATCGGCATTCCGCCGGCGATGTTGCCCAGAATCTTTGAATTGTTCACGCAGGTGAACCGGGCAGACGAGCGTTCCCAGAGCGGCCTGGGCGTGGGCTTGGCACTTGCCAAGCATCTGACTGAAATGCATGGCGGCCGAATCGAGGTTGCCATCAGGGAAGGGCAGGCAGGTTCGGTTTTCACGCTGAGTCTGCCGCTCGCCGATTGTCTTGCTGTGACGACGGATGTCGATCAGGCGCAGACCCGGGCCGACAATCCGGTCGCGCGTATTCTGATCGTCGATGACAACGCCGATGCAGCGGAAACGCTGGCCATGCTGTTGGAAGAACTGGGCCATGCAACGTGCGTGGTGCTGGAATCGCCTAAAGCCTTGGCTGCTGCGCTGGCATTTCGGCCCGATGTGGCGTTCCTGGACATCGGCATGCCGCAGTTGAATGGCTTTGATCTGGCGCGGCAACTGCGGGAGCACGCGGCGTTGAAAGACGTTTATCTGGCAACGTTGAGTGGCTGGGGCACGGAAGATGACCGCGCCAAGAGCCGTAGCGCCGGTATCGATCATCACCTGACCAAGCCTGTGATGTTGAACGAAGTTCTGGACCTGCTTACGCTTGCTGTACGCAGGTGA